The Petropleomorpha daqingensis genome includes a window with the following:
- a CDS encoding TetR/AcrR family transcriptional regulator — MSESVRTRDPDRRERILRAAAELVAERGFHAVSMADIGAASGIVGSGVYRHFDSKSAVLLALLDDGMERLLAGASAAVGSGRPDAEVLDELVRDQVRFAVDEALLVRLWLREVQTLPDGDQRRLRRLQRHYVEEWVHTLRELRPELLDADARARVHVAIGAIQSAATWNAGVPREALADLLTECARRCLYT, encoded by the coding sequence ATGTCCGAGAGCGTGCGCACCCGCGACCCCGACCGGCGGGAGCGGATCCTGCGCGCCGCCGCCGAGCTGGTCGCCGAGCGCGGCTTCCACGCGGTGAGCATGGCCGACATCGGTGCCGCGTCCGGGATCGTCGGCTCCGGCGTCTACCGGCACTTCGACTCGAAGTCCGCCGTCCTGCTGGCGCTGCTCGACGACGGGATGGAGCGGCTGCTGGCCGGCGCGTCGGCGGCGGTCGGCTCCGGCCGGCCCGACGCCGAGGTGCTCGACGAGCTGGTCCGCGACCAGGTGCGCTTCGCCGTCGACGAGGCCCTGCTGGTCCGCCTGTGGTTGCGCGAGGTGCAGACCCTCCCGGACGGCGACCAGCGGCGGCTGCGCCGGCTGCAGCGGCACTACGTCGAGGAGTGGGTGCACACGCTGCGCGAACTGCGCCCCGAGCTGCTCGACGCCGACGCCCGCGCCCGCGTGCACGTGGCGATCGGCGCGATCCAGTCGGCGGCGACCTGGAACGCCGGCGTCCCGCGCGAGGCGCTGGCGGACCTGCTGACCGAGTGCGCCCGGAGATGCCTCTACACCTGA
- a CDS encoding acyclic terpene utilization AtuA family protein produces the protein MRPVRIANCSGFYGDRLAAAKEMVEGGPIDVLTGDYLAELTMLILWKARRKDDTAGYARTFLTQLEEVLGTCLDRGIKIVTNAGGLNPLGLADEVGKLAATLGLAPKVAAITGDDLLDRLPELQAAGVDLAHLDTGRTLAAAGVRPISANAYLGGWGIAAALSAGADVVVCPRVTDASLVVGPAAWWHGWAREDWDALAGAVAAGHVIECGPQATGGNYAFLDEITDLRYPGFPIAEVAADGSSVITKHEGTGGVVSVGTVTAQLLYEIAEPAYLNPDVVAHFDTVELTQEAPDRVRLSGTRGSPPPDTLKVALNYLGGYRNTMTLVLTGLDLEAKAARARDLLDELLGGWGTFADSDIRLLPFDTGAHLRITVKDPDPAKVGRRFSDATMALALGGYPGFHTTTPPTSETAYGVYWPALVPADEVEHVVHLPDGTTTTIPHSPSGAVPAPRPAPATARPDGPTVRVPLGTVAGARSGDKGGNANIGLWARDDAGYAWLAAEITPDRVRELLPEAADLEVRVFALPNLRAVNVVVVGLLGEGVASSTRPDPQAKGLGEYLRSRLVDVPAELV, from the coding sequence GTGAGACCCGTGCGCATCGCGAACTGCTCCGGCTTCTACGGCGACCGGCTCGCCGCCGCCAAGGAGATGGTCGAGGGCGGCCCGATCGACGTCCTCACCGGTGACTACCTGGCCGAGCTGACCATGCTGATCCTCTGGAAGGCGCGCCGGAAGGACGACACCGCGGGCTACGCGCGGACCTTCCTCACCCAGCTCGAGGAGGTGCTCGGCACCTGCCTCGACCGCGGCATCAAGATCGTCACAAATGCCGGCGGCCTCAACCCGCTGGGCCTGGCCGACGAGGTCGGCAAGCTCGCCGCGACCCTGGGCCTGGCGCCGAAGGTCGCCGCGATCACCGGTGACGACCTGCTCGACCGGCTGCCCGAGCTGCAGGCGGCCGGCGTCGACCTCGCGCACCTCGACACCGGACGCACCCTGGCCGCGGCGGGCGTGCGGCCGATCTCCGCCAACGCCTACCTCGGCGGGTGGGGGATCGCGGCGGCCCTCTCCGCCGGCGCCGACGTCGTCGTCTGCCCGCGGGTCACCGACGCCTCGCTGGTCGTCGGGCCGGCCGCGTGGTGGCACGGCTGGGCGCGGGAGGACTGGGACGCCCTGGCCGGGGCGGTCGCGGCGGGGCACGTCATCGAGTGCGGGCCGCAGGCGACCGGCGGCAACTACGCCTTCCTCGACGAGATCACCGACCTGCGGTACCCGGGGTTCCCGATCGCCGAGGTCGCCGCCGACGGCAGCAGCGTGATCACCAAGCACGAGGGCACCGGCGGCGTCGTCTCGGTGGGCACGGTGACCGCGCAGCTGCTCTACGAGATCGCCGAGCCCGCGTACCTCAACCCCGACGTCGTCGCGCACTTCGACACCGTCGAGCTCACCCAGGAGGCGCCCGACCGGGTGCGGCTTTCGGGCACACGCGGCTCGCCGCCGCCGGACACGCTGAAGGTCGCGCTGAACTACCTGGGCGGCTACCGCAACACGATGACGCTCGTGCTCACCGGCCTCGACCTCGAGGCGAAGGCCGCCCGGGCGCGCGATCTGCTCGACGAGCTGCTCGGCGGGTGGGGCACGTTCGCCGACTCCGACATCCGGCTGCTGCCGTTCGACACGGGCGCGCACCTGCGGATCACGGTCAAGGACCCCGACCCGGCGAAGGTCGGGCGCCGCTTCTCCGACGCCACCATGGCGCTGGCCCTCGGCGGCTACCCGGGCTTCCACACCACGACACCGCCGACGTCGGAGACGGCCTACGGCGTCTACTGGCCGGCGCTGGTGCCCGCCGACGAGGTCGAGCACGTCGTCCACCTGCCCGACGGGACCACGACGACCATCCCGCACTCGCCGTCGGGCGCCGTGCCGGCGCCGCGGCCGGCGCCGGCGACGGCCCGCCCGGACGGACCGACGGTGCGGGTGCCGCTGGGGACGGTGGCGGGGGCGCGGTCGGGGGACAAGGGCGGCAACGCCAACATCGGGCTGTGGGCCCGGGACGACGCCGGCTACGCCTGGCTGGCCGCGGAGATCACACCCGACCGGGTCCGCGAGCTGCTCCCCGAGGCGGCCGACCTGGAGGTGCGGGTCTTCGCCCTGCCGAACCTGCGGGCGGTCAACGTGGTTGTCGTCGGCCTGCTCGGCGAGGGCGTGGCGTCGAGCACCCGGCCCGACCCGCAGGCCAAGGGGCTGGGGGAGTACCTGCGCTCGCGGCTGGTCGACGTCCCGGCGGAGCTCGTCTGA
- a CDS encoding TIGR03084 family metal-binding protein has translation MAVDMGVLTADLAAESADLYEVLSVLAEPEWNRDTPAAGWTVRDQVTHLAYFDGTAVLSATDPERFRADTEAITAEGPDFPDRIAEKYRGLSGAEAFAWLQRERRDYLDTFGALDPGTQLPWYGPPMSAASSVTARLMETWAHGQDVVDALGLTRRPTLRLRHVAHLGVRTFGWSFVVRGEEPPTVPVRVELTGPDGEPWTWGPEDAADRVTGPAEDFCLLVVQRRHRSQTALTATGPVADRWLDVAQAFAGAPGRGRTA, from the coding sequence GTGGCCGTCGACATGGGCGTGCTCACCGCCGACCTGGCCGCCGAGTCCGCCGACCTCTACGAGGTGCTCTCCGTGCTGGCCGAGCCGGAGTGGAACCGCGACACCCCCGCGGCGGGCTGGACCGTGCGCGACCAGGTCACCCACCTCGCCTACTTCGACGGGACCGCGGTGCTCTCGGCCACCGACCCCGAGCGGTTCCGGGCCGACACCGAGGCCATCACCGCCGAGGGGCCCGACTTCCCCGACCGGATCGCCGAGAAGTACCGCGGGCTCTCCGGCGCCGAGGCCTTCGCCTGGCTGCAGCGGGAGCGCCGCGACTACCTGGACACCTTCGGCGCGCTCGACCCCGGCACCCAGCTGCCCTGGTACGGCCCGCCGATGAGCGCGGCGTCGTCGGTGACCGCGCGGCTGATGGAGACCTGGGCGCACGGGCAGGACGTCGTCGACGCGCTGGGGCTGACCCGCCGGCCGACCCTGCGGCTGCGGCACGTCGCCCATCTCGGCGTCCGGACGTTCGGCTGGAGCTTCGTCGTCCGCGGGGAGGAGCCGCCCACCGTCCCGGTCCGGGTGGAGCTGACCGGCCCGGACGGCGAACCGTGGACCTGGGGCCCCGAGGACGCCGCCGACCGCGTCACCGGCCCGGCCGAGGACTTCTGCCTGCTCGTCGTCCAGCGCCGGCACCGGTCGCAGACCGCGCTGACCGCGACCGGCCCGGTCGCCGACCGGTGGCTCGACGTCGCGCAGGCCTTCGCCGGCGCGCCGGGACGGGGGAGGACGGCGTGA
- a CDS encoding enoyl-CoA hydratase/isomerase family protein yields the protein MSEVTYEVDNGVAWLTIDRPEARNALSAAVRAALWDGVRRFNADDDAAVLVLTGAGDTAFCAGGDLREMADSAMTTVPVDFLPQFGRNIDVDKPTIAAVNGVAYAGGFLLVMNCDLVVAAEHARFAVTEAKVGRGMPWATPLPLLVPPRIAMQMLLTGDPIDAARAHEVGLVNQVVPLAELRATAQALAERIAANAPLSVRAAKKTVRLVAELPLASAFEQAEELWAPVYRSADAQEGPAAFRDKRAPVWQGR from the coding sequence ATGAGCGAGGTGACCTACGAGGTCGACAACGGGGTCGCCTGGCTGACCATCGACCGGCCGGAGGCGCGCAACGCGCTGTCGGCGGCGGTGCGCGCCGCGCTCTGGGACGGCGTGCGGCGGTTCAACGCCGACGACGACGCCGCGGTGCTCGTGCTCACCGGTGCCGGCGACACCGCGTTCTGCGCCGGCGGTGACCTGCGGGAGATGGCCGACTCGGCGATGACCACCGTCCCCGTGGACTTCCTGCCGCAGTTCGGCCGCAACATCGACGTCGACAAGCCGACCATCGCCGCGGTCAACGGCGTCGCCTACGCCGGGGGCTTCCTGCTGGTGATGAACTGCGACCTCGTCGTCGCCGCCGAGCACGCCCGGTTCGCGGTCACCGAGGCCAAGGTCGGCCGGGGCATGCCCTGGGCCACCCCGCTGCCGCTGCTCGTGCCGCCGCGGATCGCGATGCAGATGCTGCTCACCGGCGACCCGATCGACGCCGCCCGCGCGCACGAGGTCGGCCTGGTCAACCAGGTCGTGCCGCTCGCCGAGCTCCGGGCCACCGCGCAGGCGCTGGCCGAGCGGATCGCGGCCAACGCGCCGCTGTCGGTGCGCGCGGCGAAGAAGACGGTCCGGCTGGTCGCGGAGCTGCCGCTGGCGTCTGCGTTCGAGCAGGCCGAGGAGCTGTGGGCGCCGGTCTACCGCAGCGCCGACGCGCAGGAGGGCCCGGCCGCCTTCCGCGACAAGCGCGCGCCCGTCTGGCAGGGGAGGTAG
- a CDS encoding acetyl/propionyl/methylcrotonyl-CoA carboxylase subunit alpha: MTIRKLLVANRGEIAARIIRTARAMDIATVAVFSDPDADAPFVAAADEAVRLPGATPGETYLRGELIVAAARATGADAVHPGYGFLSENAGFARACADAGLVFVGPSPEAIEAMGSKTAAKERMAAAGVPTLPGAVIGARGELDEAALRRAGEGIGYPLLVKAAFGGGGRGMRIVRAPDELAEAVAGARREAASAFGDGTVFLERFVERPRHVEVQVFGDTHGTVVHLFERECSIQRRYQKIVEEAPSPAVTPELRAELGAAAVAAAKAIDYVGAGTVEFVLDQSGRFFFLEVNTRLQVEHPVTELVTGLDLVRVQLQVADGEPLPDEVTGASITGHAVEVRLYAEDVPAGFLPVTGTLHRFAVPALPGVRVDAGVIDGSVVSTYYDPMLAKVIAYGPTRDAACRTLARALADAHLHGVTTNRDLLVGLLREDEFRRGAIDTGYLERHDPAELSRNPQEELAVRVHALAAALAGAAARRTDARVQATIPAGWRNVPNADASASFGVGDRTVDVAYRFGRDGVRASVDGERLDVTVGAVTAERVTLTVDGVRRTVDVHRVGDTSFCDSALGATELVEAERFPEPVAEEEAGSLHAPMPGTVVRVEVEEGAPVGAGTVVVVLEAMKMEHAVRAPHDGVVTSLHADVGQAVDTGHVLAVVTG; encoded by the coding sequence ATGACCATCCGGAAGCTGCTCGTCGCCAACCGCGGCGAGATCGCCGCCCGCATCATCCGCACCGCCCGGGCGATGGACATCGCCACGGTCGCGGTCTTCTCCGACCCGGACGCCGACGCGCCGTTCGTGGCCGCAGCCGACGAGGCGGTCCGGCTGCCCGGCGCGACACCGGGGGAGACCTACCTGCGCGGCGAGCTGATCGTCGCCGCGGCGCGGGCCACCGGCGCGGACGCCGTCCACCCCGGCTACGGCTTCCTGTCGGAGAACGCCGGGTTCGCCCGGGCCTGCGCCGACGCCGGGCTGGTCTTCGTCGGCCCCTCGCCCGAGGCGATCGAGGCGATGGGCTCGAAGACGGCGGCCAAGGAGCGGATGGCCGCGGCCGGCGTGCCCACGCTGCCCGGCGCGGTCATCGGCGCCCGGGGCGAGCTGGACGAGGCGGCGCTGAGAAGGGCGGGCGAGGGCATCGGCTACCCGCTGCTGGTCAAGGCCGCGTTCGGCGGCGGCGGACGCGGCATGCGGATCGTCCGGGCGCCCGACGAGCTGGCCGAGGCGGTCGCCGGCGCGCGGCGGGAGGCGGCCTCGGCGTTCGGCGACGGCACGGTGTTCCTGGAGCGGTTCGTCGAGCGGCCGCGGCACGTCGAGGTGCAGGTCTTCGGCGACACCCACGGCACCGTCGTCCATCTCTTCGAGCGCGAGTGCTCGATCCAGCGCCGCTACCAGAAGATCGTCGAGGAGGCGCCGTCGCCGGCGGTGACGCCGGAGCTGCGCGCCGAGCTCGGTGCCGCCGCGGTCGCCGCGGCCAAAGCGATCGACTACGTCGGCGCCGGCACCGTCGAGTTCGTGCTCGACCAGTCGGGCCGGTTCTTCTTCCTCGAGGTCAACACCCGGCTGCAGGTCGAGCACCCGGTCACCGAGCTGGTCACCGGCCTCGACCTGGTGCGGGTGCAGCTACAGGTCGCCGACGGCGAGCCGCTGCCCGACGAGGTCACCGGCGCCTCGATCACCGGGCACGCGGTCGAGGTGCGGCTCTACGCCGAGGACGTGCCGGCCGGGTTCCTCCCGGTCACCGGCACCCTGCACCGGTTCGCCGTCCCGGCGCTGCCCGGTGTGCGGGTCGACGCCGGCGTCATCGACGGCTCCGTGGTGAGCACCTACTACGACCCGATGCTGGCCAAGGTCATCGCGTACGGACCCACCCGCGACGCCGCCTGCCGCACGCTGGCGCGGGCGCTGGCCGACGCGCACCTGCACGGCGTCACGACCAACCGCGACCTGCTCGTCGGCCTGCTGCGCGAGGACGAGTTCCGCCGCGGCGCGATCGACACCGGCTACCTGGAGCGGCACGACCCGGCGGAGCTCTCCCGCAACCCGCAGGAGGAGCTCGCCGTCCGGGTGCACGCGCTGGCGGCCGCCCTGGCGGGGGCGGCGGCACGCCGCACCGACGCCCGGGTGCAGGCGACGATCCCGGCCGGCTGGCGCAACGTCCCCAACGCCGATGCCTCCGCCTCCTTCGGTGTGGGCGACCGGACGGTCGACGTCGCCTACCGGTTCGGCCGCGACGGCGTGCGCGCCAGCGTGGACGGCGAGCGGCTCGACGTCACCGTCGGCGCGGTCACCGCCGAGCGCGTGACGCTCACCGTCGACGGCGTCCGGCGCACCGTCGACGTGCACCGGGTCGGCGACACCTCGTTCTGCGACAGCGCGCTGGGCGCCACCGAGCTGGTGGAGGCCGAGCGGTTCCCCGAGCCGGTGGCCGAGGAGGAGGCGGGCTCCCTGCACGCGCCGATGCCCGGCACGGTCGTGCGGGTCGAGGTCGAGGAGGGCGCCCCGGTCGGCGCGGGCACCGTGGTCGTCGTCCTGGAGGCGATGAAGATGGAGCACGCCGTCCGCGCCCCGCACGACGGCGTCGTCACCTCCCTGCACGCCGACGTCGGCCAGGCCGTCGACACCGGGCACGTGCTCGCGGTGGTGACCGGATGA
- a CDS encoding acyl-CoA carboxylase subunit beta translates to MAHPRVDEGTVLRSTLDTADEQYRTNRAANLALLEQLEEQLDLARAGGGERYQQRHRDRGRLLARERLELLLDRDSAFLELSPLAAWGTEFTVGASLVTGIGVVSGVECVVIAHESTVRGGAMNPWSLKKSLRALEIARINRLPVINLVESGGADLPTQSELFVPAGKIFHDLTELSAMGVPTIALVFGNSTAGGAYVPGMCDYAVLVDQQAKVFLGGPPLVKMATGEDADDEELGGARMHSRVSGLADHFAVDERDAIRLGRRIVSELNWRKLGPGPSLPADEPRYDPDELLGIAPADIRVPFDPREVLARVVDGSRFGEYKPEYGTSLVTGWASVHGYPVGVLANARGVLFSEEAKKAAEFIQLANQVDTPLVFLQNTTGYMVGKDYEQGGIIKDGSKMINAVTNSTVPHITINTASSFGAGNYGMSGRAYDPRLMFAWVGAKLAVMGAAQLAGVMSIVGKAAAAASGRPFDQDADDARRRAIEAQIDAESHSFFVTARLYDDGLLDPRDTRTALGIALSAAHSGPIEGRRGFGVFRM, encoded by the coding sequence ATGGCGCACCCGCGGGTCGACGAGGGCACGGTGCTGCGCTCGACGCTGGACACCGCCGACGAGCAGTACCGCACCAACCGCGCGGCCAACCTGGCCCTGCTCGAGCAGCTGGAGGAGCAGCTCGACCTGGCCCGCGCCGGTGGCGGCGAGCGCTACCAGCAGCGGCACCGCGACCGCGGCCGGCTGCTCGCCCGCGAGCGGCTGGAGCTGCTGCTGGACCGCGACTCGGCGTTCCTCGAGCTCTCGCCGCTGGCCGCGTGGGGCACCGAGTTCACCGTCGGCGCCAGCCTGGTCACCGGGATCGGGGTGGTGAGCGGCGTCGAGTGCGTGGTCATCGCCCACGAGTCGACCGTGCGCGGCGGCGCGATGAACCCCTGGTCGCTGAAGAAGTCGCTGCGCGCCCTGGAGATCGCCCGGATCAACCGGCTGCCGGTGATCAACCTGGTCGAGTCCGGCGGCGCCGACCTGCCGACCCAGTCGGAGCTGTTCGTGCCGGCCGGCAAGATCTTCCACGACCTGACCGAGCTCTCGGCGATGGGCGTGCCGACGATCGCGCTGGTGTTCGGCAACTCCACCGCCGGGGGCGCGTACGTGCCGGGGATGTGCGACTACGCCGTCCTGGTCGACCAGCAGGCCAAGGTGTTCCTGGGCGGCCCGCCGCTGGTCAAGATGGCCACCGGTGAGGACGCCGACGACGAGGAGCTCGGCGGCGCCCGCATGCACAGCCGCGTGTCCGGGCTGGCCGACCACTTCGCCGTCGACGAGCGCGACGCCATCCGGCTGGGACGGCGGATCGTCAGCGAGCTGAACTGGCGCAAGCTCGGGCCCGGCCCCTCGCTGCCGGCCGACGAGCCCCGCTACGACCCCGACGAGCTGCTCGGCATCGCCCCGGCCGACATCCGCGTGCCGTTCGACCCGCGCGAGGTGCTCGCCCGCGTCGTCGACGGCTCCCGGTTCGGCGAGTACAAGCCGGAGTACGGCACCAGCCTGGTCACCGGCTGGGCCTCGGTGCACGGCTACCCGGTCGGTGTGCTGGCCAACGCCCGCGGCGTGCTGTTCAGCGAGGAGGCCAAGAAGGCCGCCGAGTTCATCCAGCTGGCCAACCAGGTCGACACCCCGCTGGTCTTCCTGCAGAACACCACCGGCTACATGGTCGGCAAGGACTACGAGCAGGGCGGGATCATCAAGGACGGCTCGAAGATGATCAACGCCGTCACCAACTCGACGGTCCCGCACATCACCATCAACACCGCCTCGAGCTTCGGCGCCGGCAACTACGGCATGAGCGGGCGGGCCTACGACCCGCGGCTGATGTTCGCCTGGGTCGGCGCCAAGCTCGCCGTCATGGGCGCCGCCCAGCTGGCGGGGGTCATGTCGATCGTCGGCAAGGCGGCCGCGGCGGCGTCCGGGCGGCCGTTCGACCAGGACGCGGACGACGCCCGCCGCCGGGCCATCGAGGCGCAGATCGACGCCGAGTCGCACTCCTTCTTCGTCACCGCGCGGCTCTACGACGACGGCCTGCTCGACCCGCGCGACACCCGCACGGCGCTCGGCATCGCGCTGTCGGCCGCGCACTCCGGACCGATCGAGGGACGCCGTGGCTTCGGCGTCTTCCGGATGTGA
- a CDS encoding acyl-CoA dehydrogenase family protein, whose amino-acid sequence MDFAETAEMQALRKTVADITGRFGGAYYARHAEAHEPCDELWSALGEAGFIGINVAEEYGGGGAGLRELAAVCEETAAAGAPLLLLLVSQAISAEVIGRYGSEEQKARWLPGLASGRSKVVFAITEPDAGSNTHELSTVAVRDGEDWLLSGTKYYISGVDEADAVLVVARTGAQRGRDPGTGKPRLSLFVVPTDTPGLQAHPLPVSAQLPEKQFTLHFDEARLGPDALVGEEGDGFTQVFHGLNPERITGAAVCVGIARYALDRAADYARTRQVWQTPIGAHQGVSHPLAKAKIETELAGLMTRKAAWAHDLGLPAGEASNMAKYAAAEAALAAVDAAIQTHGGNGLSTEYGLVPLWGLARLLRIAPVNREMILNFVAQHSLGLPRSY is encoded by the coding sequence GTGGACTTCGCCGAGACCGCCGAGATGCAGGCGCTGCGCAAGACCGTCGCGGACATCACCGGCCGCTTCGGCGGGGCCTACTACGCCCGGCACGCCGAGGCGCACGAGCCCTGCGACGAGCTGTGGTCGGCGCTCGGCGAGGCCGGCTTCATCGGGATCAACGTGGCCGAGGAGTACGGCGGCGGCGGGGCCGGGCTGCGCGAGCTCGCCGCGGTCTGCGAGGAGACCGCGGCCGCCGGGGCGCCGCTGCTGCTGCTCCTGGTCTCGCAGGCGATCTCCGCCGAGGTGATCGGCCGGTACGGCTCCGAGGAGCAGAAGGCGCGCTGGCTGCCCGGGCTGGCGTCCGGCCGCAGCAAGGTGGTCTTCGCGATCACCGAGCCCGACGCCGGCTCCAACACCCACGAGCTGTCCACCGTGGCGGTCCGGGACGGCGAGGACTGGCTGCTCTCGGGCACCAAGTACTACATCTCCGGGGTCGACGAGGCCGACGCCGTCCTGGTGGTCGCCCGCACCGGGGCGCAGCGCGGCCGCGACCCGGGCACCGGCAAGCCGCGGTTGTCGCTGTTCGTCGTCCCGACCGACACCCCGGGGCTGCAGGCCCACCCGCTGCCCGTGAGCGCCCAGCTGCCGGAGAAGCAGTTCACGCTGCACTTCGACGAGGCGCGGCTCGGCCCGGACGCGTTGGTCGGCGAGGAGGGCGACGGCTTCACGCAGGTCTTCCACGGCCTGAACCCCGAGCGGATCACCGGGGCGGCGGTCTGCGTCGGCATCGCCCGCTACGCGCTGGACCGCGCCGCCGACTACGCCCGCACCCGGCAGGTGTGGCAGACCCCGATCGGTGCCCACCAGGGGGTCAGCCACCCGCTGGCCAAGGCGAAGATCGAGACCGAGCTCGCCGGGTTGATGACCCGCAAGGCCGCCTGGGCGCACGATCTCGGGCTGCCCGCCGGCGAGGCCAGCAACATGGCCAAGTACGCCGCCGCCGAGGCCGCGCTGGCCGCCGTCGACGCGGCCATCCAGACCCACGGCGGCAACGGGCTGTCCACCGAGTACGGCCTCGTGCCGCTGTGGGGGCTGGCCCGCCTGCTGCGGATCGCCCCGGTGAACCGCGAGATGATCCTCAACTTCGTCGCCCAGCACAGCCTGGGCCTGCCGAGGTCGTACTGA